The following are encoded together in the Chaetodon auriga isolate fChaAug3 chromosome 4, fChaAug3.hap1, whole genome shotgun sequence genome:
- the crebbpa gene encoding CREB-binding protein isoform X1, translating to MAENLLDVGPPNSKRPKLNSPALSASDGPDLGSLSWDDLENDLPDELIPNGGDLSLMGGMSSNGGAAPGAGGPGGTPTGLGSGGGVPDAAAKHKQLSELLRAGSTSSITGTGLNSASPQPGGMVPQLGTPLGKSPLGQGSPNNHPSPQAQKAGTPTGVAGQNNNNNTATMGLNTTGFSQAMINNSQGHGGLLAQGGQPQPGQVMNGGLGPEAGRGRGAGVAGMQYQGPTMQGAAPGPGAAGSALAETLTQAGQQIGAHPTLSAAQQAGSMNKMGLGSNGGPFGAQPYGQGATGPGQQLNPQQQLQNKTALANSLPPFPSELKGAAVTSVPNMQLQQQPQQQAAMLPLAGGGGVAVPSAGPTADPEKRKLIQQQLVLLLHAHKCQRREQANGEVRACALPHCRTMKNVLNHMTHCQAGKSCQVAHCASSRQIISHWKNCTRHDCPVCLPLKNASDKRTQQPKLSSPNTGLQNPMSSVGVGQPSAPTINTSTPIDPSSMQRAYAALGLPYSSQATGQAQTQQAPGPGQTAGAPNAQAQQQQQLPQQMRSINALGNQMALGGATMGVTSSDQTSLHTDSLPNALNTNNQLLSDGSAVGSMGNLPTAAPISATGTRKAWHEHVTQDLRNHLVHKLVQAIFPTPDPAALKDRRMENLVAYARKVEGDMYESANSRDEYYHFLAEKIYKIQKELEEKRRSRLQKQIMNQAPLATQGTQQPNLPQPNAFGPRPQNGPVPLSNMPNQIMNRMQVSQGINQFNHMALPNAQISQAPMGARAASPMNHPQQMNMSSVPAMGMSPSRMPQAQGMMAGHGGGNMVGQTASQGQFLAQTQFPPGSAAVAATGAMNVNVGPGMGQPPAQAAVTQQQQQSANLPMNALGPSLGPQLASSQTPLHSTPPPAASSASTAGGATNLPHPQPSSRSSTPTLPGPAPAPGATPPRPTQPQPQAEPPAATQTQPPPQPPSTPLSQSGASLDNRVPTPASAASADLHSQHVGADLPVQEVKAEAHHDQQEFEAAGGKTEPKMETEEDSASTLVKKEEPEEKPEPMDVEEKKSELKTEPKEEEEGGANSTTSSSPSQSRRKIFKPEELRQALMPTLESLYRQDPESLPFRQPVDPMLLGIPDYFDIVKNPIDLSTIKRKLDTGQYQEPWQYVDDVWLMFNNAWLYNRKTSRVYKYCSKLAEVFESEIDPVMQGLGYCCGRKYEFSPQTLCCYGKQLCTIPTGGTYYSYQNRYHFCEKCFNEIQGESVTLGDDPAQPQTRISKDQFERKKNDVLDPEPFVECKDCGRKMHQICVLHYEVIWPSGFICDNCLKKSGKTRKENKFSAKRLQSTRLGMYIEDRVNKYLKRQNHPEAGEVFVRVVASSDKTVEVKPGMKARFVDTGEMPETFPYRTKALFAFEEIDGVDVCFFGMHVQEYGSECPFPNTRRVYISYLDSIHFFRPRILRTAVYHEILIGYLEYVKKLGYAQGHIWACPPSEGDDYIFHCHPPDQKIPKPKRLQEWYRKMLDKAFAERILHDYKDIFKQATEDRLTSANELPYFEGDFWPNVLEESIKELEQEEEERKKEENTAASETPEGTPGDSKNAKKKNNKKTNKNKSSVSRANKKKPGMPNVANDLSQKLYATMEKHKEVFFVIHLHSGPMANTLPPIVDPDPLLSCDLMDGRDAFLTLARDKHWEFSSLRRCKWSTMCMLVELHNQGQDRFVYTCNECKHHVETRWHCTVCEDFDLCISCYNIKGHEHQMVKWGLGLDDDSNSQSGEASKSPQESRRLSIQRCIQSLVHACQCRNANCSLPSCQKMKRVVQHTKGCKRKTNGGCPVCKQLIALCCYHAKHCQENKCPVPFCLNIKHKLRQQQLQHRLQQAQLMRRRMATMQGRTMPLPSPPASAAPSTPTSHAQPNTPQTPQQPLSNQPQTPNSAGVMSPSFPNTPRNGQPQAPVSQGKPGPQASPLHQQQSPLPQPPQPPQQLQQQPPLAAVKMARHIEMMAQAQQNYRVNMNGLPMNPQPPQQRMPGPMQPPMQMVPGPRGPQVMQPGMAPGQWPGAAGPMQAAQTQQPGLVPGQTPQQAMTMQRAMMQPQQGQRMLIPQQPGARPQTPQRPGAIAPNALQDLLRTLKSPSSPQQQQQVLNILKSNPQLMAAFIKQRTAKYHANQPQPQQQQQAGQQQQPGMPTMQAMAMPGGTVQRPGMAPQQPQQPPAQGMATLGAQGQLMNTTPQIQELYRRQLLRQQQQQQQQQQQQQQQQQQQQQQQQQQQQQGVMPQGHPGQFPAQAQGTAATYSQLRMQQQQQQIAMQAGAGAAGGPMGQLPPMAQMAQPGMGMDSTQNLLHQRMLQQQQQQQLPQQQQAVLKQQMGSPAQPSPMSPQTHLLAGQPQGGGHLPGQPTLANALNNQVRSPAPVQSPCPPSQQQPQQRPHSSPSPQVQNQPQPSPQHPHPPHSGSPHPGLGGPLSGSMEQGHLGTPEQSAMLPQLNTPNRGGLNSDLGMVGDATGDTLEKFVEGL from the exons ATCTGGGGTCACTATCTTGGGACGATTTGGAGAATGACCTTCCTGATGAGTTGATCCCCAATGGAGGAGATCTGAGCCTCATGGGTGGGATGTCTTCAAATGGTGGAGCAGCACCTGGAGCTGGTGGGCCAGGTGGCACCCCAACGGGCCTTGGCAGTGGTGGCGGTGTTCCGGATGCAGCTGCCAAGCACAAGCAGCTTTCAGAGCTTCTTCGAGCAGGTAGCACGTCCAGTATCACAGGCACAGGGCTGAACTCAGCTAGCCCTCAGCCAGGCGGTATGGTGCCTCAGCTGGGCACACCGCTGGGAAAGAGCCCTCTTGGCCAGGGCTCCCCCAACAACCACCCGTCTCCCCAGGCCCAAAAAGCAGGAACACCGACTGGAGTAGCAGggcagaacaacaacaataatacaGCAACAATGGGCCTGAACACAACAGGCTTCAGCCAGGCCATGATTAACAATAGCCAAGGCCATGGTGGGCTTCTGGCCCAGGGAGGGCAACCCCAACCTGGACAGGTGATGAATGGTGGTCTCGGACCTGAAGCTGGGAGAGGACGGGGAGCAGGGGTAGCAGGCATGCAGTACCAGGGTCCGACAATGCAGGGAGCTGCACCAGGaccaggagcagcaggaagtgcGTTGGCAGAGACACTCACCCAAGCAGGGCAGCAAATAGGAGCTCACCCCACCCTCAGTGCAGCCCAGCAAGCAGGCAGCATGAACAAG aTGGGCCTGGGCAGCAATGGGGGTCCATTTGGGGCCCAGCCCTATGGTCAGGGTGCCACAGGGCCCGGCCAGCAGCTAaaccctcagcagcagctccagaacAAGACTGCCCTTGCCAACAGCCTGCCACCCTTCCCCAGTGAGCTCAAAGGGGCTGCTGTCACTAGTGTGCCAAACATG cagctccaacagcagcctcagcagcaggcGGCGATGCTCCCACTGGCCGGTGGTGGAGGTGTGGCAGTGCCTTCTGCAGGCCCCACAGCCGACCCAGAGAAGCGCAAGCtgatccagcagcagctggtccTGCTGCTTCACGCACACAAGTGCCAGCGACGGGAGCAGGCCAACGGGGAGGTGAGGGCCTGCGCCCTGCCTCACTGCCGCACCATGAAGAACGTCCTGAACCACATGACCCACTGCCAGGCCGGCAAGTCCTGCCAGG TGGCTCACTGTGCGTCGTCCAGACAGATCATCTCCCACTGGAAAAATTGCACACGACACGACTGTCCCGTCTGCCTGCCGCTGAAGAACGCCAGCGACAAGCGCACCCAGCAAC cCAAGCTGAGCTCCCCCAATACGGGCCTTCAGAACCCCATGTCCTCAGTTGGTGTGGGCCAGCCCAGTGCTCCCACAATCAATACCTCAACCCCCATAGACCCCAGCTCCATGCAGAGAGCCTACGCGGCACTTGGGCTGCCTTACAGCAGCCAGGCCACTGGGCAGGCCCAGACTCAGCAGGCCCCGGGcccaggacagacagcaggagcaCCCAACGCACAGGcccagcaacaacagcagcttccACAGCAGATGAGATCCATCAATGCACTTG GTAACCAGATGGCTCTTGGAGGTGCAACAATGGGGGTGACTTCTTCAGACCAGACTAGCCTGCACACCGACTCCCTTCCCAATGCACTCAACACTAACAA tcagctgctgtcagacggGTCAGCTGTGGGCTCAATGGGAAATCTACCCACAGCAGCACCCATCTCTGCCACAGGCACCAGGAAAGCGTGGCATGAGCACGTCACTCAGGACCTGCGAAATCACCTCGTACACAAACT AGTACAAGCCATATTCCCTACCCCTGACCCGGCAGCTTTGAAGGACAGACGAATGGAGAACCTGGTGGCCTACGCCAGAAAGGTGGAGGGGGACATGTACGAGTCAGCTAACAGCAGG GATGAGTACTATCACTTCCTGGCTGAGAAAATCTATAAAATCCAAAAGGaactggaggagaagaggcgCTCAAGGCTACAGAAGCAGATCATGAATCAGGCACCCCTGGCCACCCAGGGGACCCAGCAGCCTAACCTTCCCCAGCCCAATGCCTTTGGCCCAAGGCCACAGA ATGGACCTGTTCCTCTGTCCAACATGCCAAATCAGATTATGAATCGCATGCAGGTTTCACAAG GAATCAACCAGTTCAACCACATGGCTCTGCCGAATGCCCAGATATCCCAGGCACCAATGGGAGCCCGAGCTGCCTCACCCATGAACCACCCACAGCAAATGAACATGAGCTCCGTCCCAGCG ATGGGCATGTCTCCATCTAGGATGCCCCAGGCTCAGGGCATGATGGCTGGACATGGTGGTGGTAACATGGTAGGCCAGACGGCCAGCCAGGGGCAGTTTCTGGCTCAGACCCAGTTCCCTCCAGGATCTGCTGCAGTCGCTGCAACAGGCGCAATGAATGTCAACGTGGGGCCTGGCATGGGCCAGCCACCTGCACAGGCTGCCGTCACCCAG cagcagcagcagagcgctAACCTCCCCATGAATGCACTTGGCCCCTCACTGGGCCCTCAGCTAGCCTCCTCCCAAACCCCCTTGCACTCCACGCCTCcgcctgctgcctcctctgcctccacgGCTGGGGGGGCCACTAACCTGCCGCACCCCCAGCCCTCCAGCCGCAGCTCCACCCCCACTCTCCCTGGCCCTGCCCCAGCCCCGGGTGCCACCCCGCCCCGCCCCACCCAGCCCCAACCCCAGGCGGAGCCccccgcagcaacacagacGCAGCCCCCGCCTCAACCCCCTTCCACGCCG cTGTCTCAATCAGGGGCCAGCCTAGATAACCGGGTGCCCACACCGGCCTCTGCCGCCAGCGCTGACCTTCACTCGCAGCATGTCGGAGCAGACCTGCCCGTCCAGGAGGTCAAAGCGGAGGCACACCATGACCAGCAGGAGTTTGAGGCAGCTGGCGGCAAAACTGAGCCCAAGATGGAG ACTGAGGAAGACTCTGCCTCAACGCtggtgaagaaggaggagcCAGAGGAAAAGCCAGAGCCAATGGATGTGGAGGAGAAAAAGTCTGAGCTCAAGACAGAAcccaaagaagaggaagaaggtggAGCCAACAGCACAACCTCCTCATCCCCCTCTCAGTCACGGAGGAAAA tctttaagCCTGAGGAGTTGCGGCAGGCTCTGATGCCGACTCTGGAGTCTCTCTACAGGCAGGACCCTGAGTCGCTGCCCTTCAGACAGCCAGTAGACCCCATGCTTCTGGGTATCCCG GACTACTTTGACATTGTTAAGAACCCAATAGACCTGTCCACAATAAAGCGTAAGCTTGACACAGGCCAATACCAGGAGCCCTGGCAATATGTCGATGATGTCTGGCTGATGTTCAACAACGCCTGGCTCTACAACCGCAAGACGTCCCGTGTCTACAAGTACTGCTCCAAACTGGCAGAGGTGTTCGAGTCAGAGATCGACCCTGTCATGCAGGGCCTGGGATACTGCTGCGGGAGGAAG tacGAGTTCTCCCCTCAAACCCTCTGTTGCTATGGCAAGCAGCTCTGCACCATCCCTACTGGAGGCACATACTACAGTTACCAGaacag GTATCATTTCTGTGAGAAGTGCTTTAATGAGATCCAGGGGGAGAGTGTGACGTTAGGAGATGATCCTGCCCAGCCACAGAC GAGGATATCGAAGGATCAGTTCGAACGAAAGAAGAATGATGTACTTGACCCTGAACC GTTTGTTGAATGTAAAGATTGCGGACGGAAGATGCACCAAATATGTGTCTTACACTACGAGGTCATTTGGCCATCTGG ATTCATCTGTGACAATTGTTTAAAGAAGAGTGGTAAAACACGGAAGGAAAACAAGTTCTCTGCAAAAC GGCTGCAGTCCACACGATTGGGAATGTATATAGAGGACCGTGTGAACAAATACTTGAAGAGACAGAACCACCCAGAAGCTGGAGAGGTGTTTGTGCGAGTGGTGGCGAGCTCCGACAAAACGGTGGAAGTTAAACCAGGCATGAAAGCCAG GTTTGTGGACACGGGTGAAATGCCCGAAACTTTTCCCTACAGAACCAAAGCACTTTTTGCCTTTGAGGAGATTGACGGTGTGGACGTGTGCTTCTTTGGCATGCACGTGCAGGAGTACGGCTCTGAGTGCCCATTCCCCAACACTAG ACGGGTCTACATATCATACCTTGACAGTATTCACTTCTTCAGACCTCGGATTCTACGAACAGCAGTCTACCACGAGATTCTCATTGGCTACCTAGAATATGTCAAGAAACTAGG CTATGCCCAGGGCCACATCTGGGCCTGTCCGCCCAGTGAAGGAGACGACTACATCTTCCACTGCCATCCTCCTGACCAGAAGATCCCAAAGCCGAAGAGACTGCAGGAGTGGTACAGAAAGATGCTGGACAAGGCCTTTGCAGAGAGGATTCTACATGACTACAAA GACATCTTCAAACAGGCAACAGAGGACCGTCTGACCAGCGCTAATGAGCTGCCGTACTTCGAAGGTGACTTCTGGCCCAACGTGCTGGAGGAGAGCATcaaggagctggagcaggaggaggaggagagaaagaaggaggagaacacAGCAGCCTCTGAAACTCCTGAG GGTACACCAGGTGACAGCAAAAACGctaagaagaagaacaacaagaaGACCAATAAAAACAAGAGCAGTGTGAGCCGAGCCAATAAGAAGAAGCCTGGGATGCCGAATGTAGCCAATGATCTGTCCCAGAAGCTGTATGCCACCATGGAGAAGCACAAAGAG GTGTTCTTTGTGATCCACCTCCACTCTGGTCCCATGGCCAACACCCTGCCGCCCATTGTTGACCCTGACCCCTTGCTCTCTTGTGACCTGATGGATGGCCGTGATGCCTTCCTGACTCTGGCCAGGGACAAGCACTGGGAGTTCAGCTCTCTCAGAAGGTGCAAGTGGAGCACCATGTGCATGCTTGTTGAGCTGCACAACCAGGGACAGGACCGCTTTGTCTACACTTGCAATGAGTGCAAGCACCATGTGGAGACACGCTGGCACTGCACTGTGTGCGAG GACTTTGATCTGTGCATTAGTTGTTACAACATAAAGGGACACGAGCACCAGATGGTGAAGTGGGGCCTTGGTCTGGACGACGACAGCAACAGCCAGAGTGGGGAGGCCTCCAAGAGCCCGCAGGAGAGCCGGCGCTTGAGTATCCAACGCTGCATCCAGTCCCTGGTCCATGCTTGTCAGTGTCGCAATGCCAACTGCTCTCTGCCGTCCTGCCAGAAGATGAAGAGGGTGGTGCAGCACACCAAAGGCTGCAAGCGCAAAACCAACGGTGGCTGCCCTGTCTGCAAGCAGCTTATCGCGTTATGTTGTTACCATGCTAAGCACTGTCAGGAGAACAAGTGTCCTGTCCCGTTCTGCCTGAACATCAAGCACAAGCTtcgccagcagcagctgcagcacaggctgcagcaggcccagctgatgaggaggagaatGGCCACCATGCAAGGCAGAACCATGCCGCTACCGTCCCCGCCAGCCTCAGCTGCCCCCAGCACTCCCACTTCCCATGCCCAGCCCAACACTCCCCAGACGCCCCAGCAGCCACTCTCCAACCAGCCACAGACACCCAACTCAGCAGGTGTCATGTCCCCCTCTTTCCCCAACACACCTCGCAATGGCCAGCCACAAGCACCAGTGTCTCAGGGCAAGCCTGGGCCCCAGGCCTCCCCTCTACACCAACAGCAGTCCCCTCTCCCCCAGCCACCCCAGCCacctcagcagctacagcagcagcctccacttGCTGCAGTCAAGATGGCACGGCACATCGAGATGATGGCACAGGCCCAGCAGAACTACCGGGTCAACATGAATGGCTTGCCCATGAACCCCCAGCCGCCACAGCAGCGCATGCCCGGACCAATGCAGCCACCCATGCAGATGGTGCCAGGGCCCCGGGGACCACAGGTCATGCAACCGGGCATGGCTCCAGGACAGTGGCCTGGAGCTGCAGGGCCCATGCAGGCAGCTCAGACTCAACAACCAGGCCTTGTCCCAGGTCAGACCCCACAACAGGCCATGACCATGCAGCGAGCCATGATGCAACCTCAGCAGGGCCAGAGGATGCTGATTCCACAGCAGCCTGGTGCCAGGCCACAGACACCCCAGAGACCTGGTGCTATTGCACCCAACGCTCTGCAGGACCTTCTCCGCACCCTCAAGTCTCCCAGCTcaccccagcagcagcagcaagttcTAAACATCCTCAAATCAAACCCTCAGCTAATGGCTGCTTTCATCAAACAGCGAACAGCCAAGTACCATGCCAACCAGccgcagccacagcagcagcagcaagcaggtcaacagcagcagcctggcaTGCCAACAATGCAGGCCATGGCCATGCCAGGAGGGACAGTGCAGAGGCCGGGGATGGCCCCTCAGCAGCCCCAGCAGCCTCCTGCACAGGGCATGGCCACGTTAGGTGCTCAAGGGCAGCTGATGAACACCACCCCCCAGATCCAGGAGCTCTACCGTCGGCAGCTCttaagacagcagcagcaacagcagcagcagcagcagcaacaacaacagcagcaacagcaacaacaacaacaacagcagcaacagcaacaacagggtGTGATGCCTCAGGGTCATCCTGGCCAGTTCCCTGCCCAAGCGCAAGGTACAGCGGCTACGTACTCCCAGCTCCGcatgcagcaacaacagcaacagataGCCATGCAGGCAGGTGCAGGAGCGGCTGGGGGACCCATGGGCCAGCTCCCACCCATGGCTCAGATGGCTCAACCTGGCATGGGGATGGACTCCACCCAGAATTTACTGCATCAGCGAATgctccagcagcaacagcagcagcaacttccacagcagcagcaggctgtccTCAAGCAGCAGATGGGCTCTCCTGCCCAGCCCAGCCCCATGAGCCCCCAGACCCACCTGCTGGCCGGCCAGCCCCAGGGTGGAGGCCACCTCCCTGGCCAGCCCACACTAGCCAATGCCCTCAACAACCAGGTCCGCTCCCCCGCGCCAGTCCAGTCCCCTTGTCCGCCCTCGCAACAGCAGCCCCAGCAGCGGCCACATTCCAGTCCCTCACCGCAGGTCCAGAACCAGCCCCAGCCCTCGCCGCAGCACCCACATCCACCCCACTCGGGTTCCCCCCATCCGGGACTCGGGGGCCCGCTGTCAGGATCCATGGAGCAGGGACACTTGGGGACACCAGAACAGAGCGCGATGCTACCGCAGCTTAACACGCCCAACAGAGGGGGGCTGAACAGTGACTTGGGGATGGTGGGGGATGCTACAGGGGACACTCTGGAGAAGTTTGTGGAGGGATTGTAG